In one window of Brassica rapa cultivar Chiifu-401-42 chromosome A07, CAAS_Brap_v3.01, whole genome shotgun sequence DNA:
- the LOC103830193 gene encoding polyamine oxidase 3: MASEGKTDPPQLNKDTSVSTLERMKKKRTPSVILIGAGMAGIAAARTLQDASFQVVLLESRDRIGGRVHTDYSFGFPVDLGASWLHGVCKENPLAAVIGRLGLPLYRTSGDNSVLYDHDLESYALFDKAGNQVPQELVTKVGETFEHILEEICKVRDEQFEDMSISQAFSIVFKRSPELRLEGIAHNVLQWYLCRMEGWFAADAETISAKCWDQEELLPGGHGLMVRGYRPVINTLSKGLDIRLNHRVNKIVRRYNGVKVTTEKGDTFAADAAVIALPLGVLKSGTIEFEPKLPDWKQEAINDLGVGIENKIILNFDNVFWPNVEFLGVVAETSYGCSYFLNLHKATNHPVLVYMPAGQLARDIEKMSDESAAKFAFSQLQKILPDASSPIHYLVSRWGSDINSLGSYSYDIVNKPHDLYERLRVPLDNLFFAGEATSTSYPGSVHGAYSTGLLAAEDCRMRVLERYGELEHEIEEEAPASVPLLISRM, encoded by the exons ATGGCGTCCGAAGGCAAAACTGATCCTCCTCAGCTGAATAAAG ATACTTCTGTCTCAACCTTGGagagaatgaagaagaagagaacacCTTCAGTGATACTTATTGGAGCTGGTATGGCTGGTATTGCGGCTGCTCGCACTCTTCAAGATGCTTCCTTTCAG GTTGTGTTATTGGAGTCTCGTGACAGGATTGGTGGACGAGTTCACACTGATTACTCTTTCGGTTTTCCTGTTGATTTGGGTGCATCTTG GTTGCATGGTGTTTGTAAAGAGAATCCTCTAGCTGCAGTCATTGGGAGATTAGGATTGCCTCTTTATCGTACTAGCGGTGACAATTCTGTCTTGTATGACCACGATCTTGAGAG TTATGCTCTATTCGATAAAGCTGGTAACCAAGTTCCTCAAGAGCTGGTGACAAAGGTTGGCGAAACTTTTGAGCACATTCTAGAAGag ATCTGTAAAGTCAGGGATGAGCAGTTTGAAGACATGTCAATATCTCAAGCCTTTTCTATTGTATTCAAGAGATCACCTGAACTGAG GTTGGAGGGGATTGCACATAATGTACTTCAGTGGTACTTGTGCCGCATGGAAGGATGGTTTGCTGCTGACGCTGAAACCATCTCAGCAAAGTGTTGGGACCAG GAGGAACTGTTGCCTGGTGGACATGGTCTTATGGTTAGAGGGTATCGTCCTGTCATCAACACTCTTTCGAAAGGTCTTGATATTCGACTAAACCACAG GGTTAACAAGATTGTCAGGCGCTACAATGGAGTGAAAGTGACTACAGAGAAAGGAGACACGTTTGCTGCAGATGCTGCAGTCATTGCACTTCCTCTTGGCGTCCTAAAGTCAGGAACTATAGAATTCGAACCAAAGCTACCAGACTGGAAACAAGAAGCTATCAACGACCTCGGTGTAGGAATCGAGAACAAGATCATATTGAACTTTGACAATGTGTTTTGGCCAAACGTTGAGTTTCTAGGAGTGGTTGCAGAAACCTCCTACGGATGCAGTTATTTCTTGAACCTGCATAAAGCCACAAACCACCCTGTTCTTGTCTACATGCCGGCTGGTCAGCTCGCTAGAGACATTGAGAAGATGTCTGACGAATCAGCTGCGAAATTTGCTTTCTCTCAACTCCAGAAGATTCTTCCTGATGCATCTTCACCG ATACATTATTTGGTATCAAGGTGGGGATCAGACATCAATTCATTGGGATCATATAGCTATGACATAGTGAACAAACCTCACGACCTCTACGAGAGACTGAGAGTGCCATTGGATAATCTATTCTTTGCTGGGGAAGCTACTAGCACGAGCTACCCAGGGTCAGTACACGGTGCTTATTCAACGGGATTGTTAGCTGCTGAGGACTGCAGGATGCGCGTGCTTGAGCGTTATGGAGAGCTCGAGCATGAGATTGAAGAGGAAGCTCCTGCCTCTGTCCCGCTTCTTATATCCCGTATGTAA
- the LOC103830194 gene encoding aspartic proteinase nepenthesin-2, translated as MLSKQSFILCLVFFSITAFSGDSRALAGNNEQKKNISGFSGFDFPNPMRFGSVSSSTSDDCGFSTPEKKPTKETTRENKNKTVKFHLKRRQATTKQETDKTTTTNPVLELQIKDLTRIQMLHIRVLEKKNQNTVSKPHKPHKQNKNKKKEAVTSPVVSSPVEEEKPGQLVATLESGMSLGSGEYFMDVLVGSPPKHFSLILDTGSDLNWIQCLPCYDCFQQNGAFYDPTTSSSFKNITCNDPRCNLVSSPDPPKPCKSDNQPCPYYYWYGDSSNTTGDFAVETFTVNLTTNGGSSELYNVENMMFGCGHWNRGLFHGAAGLLGLGRGPLSFSSQLQSLYGHSFSYCLVDRNSDANVSSKLIFGEDKDLLSHPNLNFTSFVAAKENLVETFYYVQIKSILVAGQAVNIPEETWNISSDGGGGTIIDSGTTLSYFAEPAYEIIKNKIAEEVKGKYPVYRDFPVLDPCFNVSGVDNVQLPELGIEFADGAVWNFPTENSFIWLNEDLVCLAILGTPKSAFSIIGNYQQQNFHVLYDTKRSRLGFAPTKCADI; from the coding sequence ATGTTGTCCAAGCAAAGTTTCATTCTTTGTCTTGTTTTCTTCTCCATCACAGCCTTTTCCGGCGACTCCAGAGCCCTCGCCGGGAACAATGAGCAGAAGAAGAACATCTCCGGCTTTTCCGGGTTTGACTTCCCGAATCCGATGCGCTTCGGTTCCGTTTCTTCTTCCACAAGCGACGACTGCGGTTTCTCTACCCCGGAGAAGAAACCCACCAAGGAAACGACCAGAGAAAACAAGAACAAGACCGTGAAGTTTCACTTAAAGCGCCGACAAGCAACGACCAAGCAAGAAACAGacaagacaacaacaacaaatccAGTTCTTGAGCTCCAAATCAAAGATCTCACTAGAATCCAGATGCTTCACATAAGAGTCTTGGAGAAGAAGAACCAAAACACTGTCTCCAAACCTCACAAACCTCACAAacagaacaagaacaagaagaaggaaGCTGTCACCTCTCCGGTGGTTTCTTCTCcggtggaggaggagaagcCTGGTCAGCTCGTGGCTACTCTCGAGTCCGGTATGTCTCTCGGTTCAGGAGAGTACTTCATGGACGTGTTGGTCGGTTCACCACCAAAACACTTCTCCTTGATCCTCGACACTGGAAGCGACCTAAACTGGATCCAATGCTTACCCTGCTACGACTGTTTCCAGCAAAACGGTGCGTTTTACGACCCAACAACCTCTTCCTCTTTCAAGAACATAACTTGCAACGACCCAAGATGTAACCTAGTCTCATCGCCCGACCCTCCAAAGCCCTGTAAATCAGATAACCAACCGTGTCCTTATTACTACTGGTACGGAGACAGCTCCAACACTACCGGAGACTTCGCCGTCGAGACTTTCACCGTTAACCTCACCACCAACGGAGGGAGCTCTGAGCTGTATAACGTTGAGAACATGATGTTTGGTTGTGGTCATTGGAATAGAGGTCTCTTCCACGGTGCTGCAGGGTTGCTTGGTTTAGGGAGAGGCCCGCTCTCGTTCTCATCTCAGCTTCAGTCTCTTTATGGACACTCCTTCTCTTACTGCCTTGTCGATAGAAACAGCGACGCAAACGTTAGCAGCAAGCTGATATTCGGTGAAGACAAGGACTTGCTAAGCCACCCGAATCTGAACTTCACGTCCTTTGTCGCTGCGAAAGAGAATCTCGTGGAAACGTTCTACTACGTGCAGATCAAGTCCATACTAGTCGCGGGGCAAGCGGTGAACATACCTGAAGAAACATGGAACATCTCATCAGACGGTGGTGGAGGAACCATCATTGACTCAGGTACAACGTTGAGTTACTTCGCTGAGCCTGCTTATGAGATAATCAAGAACAAGATTGCTGAGGAAGTGAAAGGGAAGTACCCTGTGTATAGAGACTTCCCGGTCTTAGACCCTTGCTTCAATGTCTCTGGTGTAGATAACGTTCAGCTTCCTGAGCTTGGGATTGAGTTTGCAGACGGTGCGGTTTGGAACTTCCCCACAGAGAACTCTTTTATTTGGTTGAATGAAGATTTGGTCTGCTTGGCGATTCTTGGAACTCCAAAGTCAGCGTTTTCCATTATTGGAAACTATCAGCAGCAGAACTTTCATGTACTGTATGATACCAAGAGGTCCAGGCTCGGATTTGCACCCACAAAATGTGCAGATATATAA
- the LOC103830195 gene encoding tobamovirus multiplication protein 1 isoform X1, whose translation MTITRTLFESKTDKCYAPSFVAVNLCLALIDGALAFIAFLQLSRFHRRDKRVGWTRQKVLHLMIGSSNTGSLVYFVAAVIATCTRWHHWSNAFGFLLMAFPKILFLATFLLLLSFWVDVCHQGNGEEEDDDDEENSVQQVLLEKAKSKPGSSSASDRRKCCSFHGIHVGTRQKFVVAAVVLVFILMISFAILIWIASGDNSADPSLLAEVYVDIFASTLLITGGGLCFYGMRLFFNLRKVRSEQVSSEMRKVSGLAGVSVVCFTVSSLIALLTHIPLFYHWNPNKLHGINALVLLIIYYFIGSTLPLAFVLWVLRELPPQNMVSRQEEQTRITYVNYDAVPRQPPQQWTSTTVSKNQVSKASPI comes from the exons ATGACGATCACAAGAACGCTTTTCGAATCGAAGACGGACAAATGCTACGCTCCGAGCTTCGTCGCCGTCAATCTCTGTCTTGCCTTAATCGACGGCGCTCTCGCCTTCATCGCATTCCTTCAG TTAAGTCGGTTTCACAGGCGGGATAAACGAGTTGGATGGACACGCCAAAAG GTGCTTCATCTTATGATTGGCTCCTCAAACACTG GTTCTCTTGTTTATTTTGTGGCTGCGGTTATAGCAACTTGCACAAGGTGGCATCATTGGTCCAACGCATTCGGTTTTCTGCTTATGg CCTTTCCCAAGATTCTGTTTCTTGCAACTTTTCTCCTGCTTCTCTCTTTCTG gGTAGATGTTTGCCATCAGGGAAATGGAGAGGAGGAGGATGACGATGATGAGGAAAACAGCGTCCAGCAAGTGTTGCTTGAAAAAGCCAAGAGCAAACCAGGTTCTTCGAGTGCAAGTGATCGCAGAAAGTGTTGCTCTTTCCATGGGATTCATGTCGGCACACGACAGAAGTTTGTTGTCGCC gcGGTTGTTCTTGTGTTCATCTTAATGATATCATTTGCAATCCTTATCTGGATTGCTTCCGGAGATAATTCTGCAGATCCTTCATTATTGGCTGAG GTGTATGTAGATATTTTTGCTTCAACACTCCTAATCACTGGAGGAGGACTATGCTTCTATG GCATGCGTCTGTTCTTTAACCTAAGGAAGGTCCGGTCTGAACAAGTTTCGTCAGAGATGCGAAAA GTATCCGGTTTAGCAGGCGTCTCAGTTGTATGTTTCACCGTGAGCTCTTTAATCGCTCTTCTCACACACATTCCG CTCTTCTATCATTGGAACCCAAACAAGTTACACGGCATCAATGCATTGGTTCTTCTGATCATATACTATTTCATAG GTTCGACCTTACCATTGGCTTTCGTTTTATGGGTGTTGCGGGAGTTACCCCCTCAAAACATGGTGAGTAGACAAGAAGAACAAACAAGAATCACTTATGTCAACTACGATGCTGTTCCAAGGCAGCCTCCTCAGCAGTGGACCTCCACAACCGTTTCAAAAAATCAG GTTTCTAAGGCAAGTCCAATATGA
- the LOC103830195 gene encoding uncharacterized protein LOC103830195 isoform X2, with protein sequence MDTPKGASSYDWLLKHWFSCLFCGCGYSNLHKVASLVQRIRFSAYGLSQDSVSCNFSPASLFLGNGEEEDDDDEENSVQQVLLEKAKSKPGSSSASDRRKCCSFHGIHVGTRQKFVVAAVVLVFILMISFAILIWIASGDNSADPSLLAEVYVDIFASTLLITGGGLCFYGMRLFFNLRKVRSEQVSSEMRKVSGLAGVSVVCFTVSSLIALLTHIPLFYHWNPNKLHGINALVLLIIYYFIGSTLPLAFVLWVLRELPPQNMVSRQEEQTRITYVNYDAVPRQPPQQWTSTTVSKNQVSKASPI encoded by the exons ATGGACACGCCAAAAG GTGCTTCATCTTATGATTGGCTCCTCAAACACTG GTTCTCTTGTTTATTTTGTGGCTGCGGTTATAGCAACTTGCACAAGGTGGCATCATTGGTCCAACGCATTCGGTTTTCTGCTTATGg CCTTTCCCAAGATTCTGTTTCTTGCAACTTTTCTCCTGCTTCTCTCTTTCTG GGAAATGGAGAGGAGGAGGATGACGATGATGAGGAAAACAGCGTCCAGCAAGTGTTGCTTGAAAAAGCCAAGAGCAAACCAGGTTCTTCGAGTGCAAGTGATCGCAGAAAGTGTTGCTCTTTCCATGGGATTCATGTCGGCACACGACAGAAGTTTGTTGTCGCC gcGGTTGTTCTTGTGTTCATCTTAATGATATCATTTGCAATCCTTATCTGGATTGCTTCCGGAGATAATTCTGCAGATCCTTCATTATTGGCTGAG GTGTATGTAGATATTTTTGCTTCAACACTCCTAATCACTGGAGGAGGACTATGCTTCTATG GCATGCGTCTGTTCTTTAACCTAAGGAAGGTCCGGTCTGAACAAGTTTCGTCAGAGATGCGAAAA GTATCCGGTTTAGCAGGCGTCTCAGTTGTATGTTTCACCGTGAGCTCTTTAATCGCTCTTCTCACACACATTCCG CTCTTCTATCATTGGAACCCAAACAAGTTACACGGCATCAATGCATTGGTTCTTCTGATCATATACTATTTCATAG GTTCGACCTTACCATTGGCTTTCGTTTTATGGGTGTTGCGGGAGTTACCCCCTCAAAACATGGTGAGTAGACAAGAAGAACAAACAAGAATCACTTATGTCAACTACGATGCTGTTCCAAGGCAGCCTCCTCAGCAGTGGACCTCCACAACCGTTTCAAAAAATCAG GTTTCTAAGGCAAGTCCAATATGA
- the LOC103830195 gene encoding tobamovirus multiplication protein 1 isoform X3, whose translation MIGSSNTGSLVYFVAAVIATCTRWHHWSNAFGFLLMAFPKILFLATFLLLLSFWVDVCHQGNGEEEDDDDEENSVQQVLLEKAKSKPGSSSASDRRKCCSFHGIHVGTRQKFVVAAVVLVFILMISFAILIWIASGDNSADPSLLAEVYVDIFASTLLITGGGLCFYGMRLFFNLRKVRSEQVSSEMRKVSGLAGVSVVCFTVSSLIALLTHIPLFYHWNPNKLHGINALVLLIIYYFIGSTLPLAFVLWVLRELPPQNMVSRQEEQTRITYVNYDAVPRQPPQQWTSTTVSKNQVSKASPI comes from the exons ATGATTGGCTCCTCAAACACTG GTTCTCTTGTTTATTTTGTGGCTGCGGTTATAGCAACTTGCACAAGGTGGCATCATTGGTCCAACGCATTCGGTTTTCTGCTTATGg CCTTTCCCAAGATTCTGTTTCTTGCAACTTTTCTCCTGCTTCTCTCTTTCTG gGTAGATGTTTGCCATCAGGGAAATGGAGAGGAGGAGGATGACGATGATGAGGAAAACAGCGTCCAGCAAGTGTTGCTTGAAAAAGCCAAGAGCAAACCAGGTTCTTCGAGTGCAAGTGATCGCAGAAAGTGTTGCTCTTTCCATGGGATTCATGTCGGCACACGACAGAAGTTTGTTGTCGCC gcGGTTGTTCTTGTGTTCATCTTAATGATATCATTTGCAATCCTTATCTGGATTGCTTCCGGAGATAATTCTGCAGATCCTTCATTATTGGCTGAG GTGTATGTAGATATTTTTGCTTCAACACTCCTAATCACTGGAGGAGGACTATGCTTCTATG GCATGCGTCTGTTCTTTAACCTAAGGAAGGTCCGGTCTGAACAAGTTTCGTCAGAGATGCGAAAA GTATCCGGTTTAGCAGGCGTCTCAGTTGTATGTTTCACCGTGAGCTCTTTAATCGCTCTTCTCACACACATTCCG CTCTTCTATCATTGGAACCCAAACAAGTTACACGGCATCAATGCATTGGTTCTTCTGATCATATACTATTTCATAG GTTCGACCTTACCATTGGCTTTCGTTTTATGGGTGTTGCGGGAGTTACCCCCTCAAAACATGGTGAGTAGACAAGAAGAACAAACAAGAATCACTTATGTCAACTACGATGCTGTTCCAAGGCAGCCTCCTCAGCAGTGGACCTCCACAACCGTTTCAAAAAATCAG GTTTCTAAGGCAAGTCCAATATGA